The nucleotide sequence TGCAAAGTTTTCAGGTGCTTCAGCCTTGGGGAGATTATTTTGTTGTCAATGTCAGTTCCCCCAACACCCCAGGCCTGCGAACATTGCAATCTCGGAGCCAATTAGAGCCAATCTTGGCCGGACTTCAAGCTAGCAATCACCTCAGCAAACCTCTGCTGATTAAGGTGGCCCCAGATTTGGCCTGGTCGGACTTGGATGAAATTTTAGAGTTGGCCCAGGCCTATCAACTGGCGGGAATTATTGCCACGAACACCACCCTTTCTCGTCACGGCCTCAAGACAACAGTTCTCCCCTCCACCCAAGAACCAATTGAAACAGCGGCGGGCGGACTTAGTGGCGCGCCTTTACGGCAAAAGTCCACGGAAATGATTCGCTACATTTATCGGCAAACGGGCGGGACATTACCGATTATTGGGGTGGGTGGGGTGTTTAATGCGGCCCAGGCCTGGGAGAAAATTTGCGCTGGAGCGAGTTTGATTCAGGTTTATACGGGTTGGGTTTATGAGGGGCCGGGCATGGTCAAGGCAATTTTGCAGGGATTAGAGCAGTATTTGGGCGACCAGGCCTGGGCTGACGTAATTGGCCAAGACGCAAAAGAACTCCCCTCATCCTGATCCCAACCATCAGCCTATTCTGGCAACTTTTTTATAAATCATGTTGAGGGAAACTGGCTGATCCGTTAAGGCTACGACCGCCCCCACATAGGTACTCCCAATCATAAAATTTAGGGTTTGGTAGGGATGGGGGCAAGACTCCGACTGAAACAATTGGCCACCAACCGCCTTAATTCTCGCTTCCAGGCCAGTCCAACAGCTTAAAAATTCTTGGGTGTAATTGGGTTCGGGTAGTAACTTGAGGCGGGCCTGGTCGGTTTGGGAAAAAAAACGTTGGGCAATTTTTTTTGCTCTTGGCCTCAGTTTAATCTGTTCAATATCTACGCCCACCGGACAATTTTTTGTAACCGCGGCTACGGCCATCTCCCCAGCATGACTCCAACTAAACTGCCAGGCCGGGTCATGGACGCGTCTATCGAGGTGAGGCTTACCCGTTGGGCTGAAACATAATTCAACCGCAGCCGGTGGGACAATGACATAATGGCTCAGAACCCAGCGTAATAGACTCCGACTTTGGCGAAACTGTTGTCCAGCCAGATTGAAAACGCCTAATTTCTCCAGCCAGGCCTGTTCAGAAGCCGATAACCAGTCCGCCATAACCGAGATTTGCCCTAGCTCTAGTTGCCACAGATCAACATTCAGGGTGGTTTGTTCCCCAGGCCTGGACATGATCATTTGCATTTCGCATTTACTCGTTAAAATTGTCGTAAAGACTGCAGATACCAGCCAGCATTTGGGAGTGATTGGACATGAGGATTCAGCCGCATCTTCACAAACAGATAAAAATTGCCTGTTCAGGATTATGTGTTGGTTCGCTCCTACCCCTTGTTTTTACCTTACCCAGCCAGGCCCAGAAAAATCCAGGGGACATCATTGTGATTGGCAATTCTCCCCGGCAATGGGCCCAAAATCAAAGCTATTGGAATCAATTAGTCGGAGTCTTTGGGCGGGCCATTCCGGCAGCTACGGCTCCTGATCCCTCTACCGATACCACCCAGGCCGCGGCAGACCCCCAAGTTCTGATCCAAAAACTCCTCCAAAATATCTCAGTGGGCGCGCCGCAACTGCAACCGATCCTGAAATTACCGGGCTCTTCCCAAATCTCAGGGTCCCTCACCAATCGGAATAATCAACCTGTCACCATTGGCGGGGTCAATTTTGAGGTTTTGGATAATACAGGTAATGTGATTCAAACTGGCTCGGCCATCCCGGAACCGGCAACCGTGGGGCCTGGGCAAACAGTCACCTATCAACAAACCCTACTAACTGTCCCGTCCGATGTGGGGGCTTCTGTGCGTTTGATTAATCCCCCCGTCACCATTCAGGGCGGCATCTAAAAATTCCCAGATGGGGCGGTCATCCCAAACTTGTACCTCAATAAACCTGTCATATCGCCAATACTCTTCTGTTTTCCATTTATCACCGGGCATTCCATATTCTTGAATAACCTCAATGATTTCTTCTGCCGTAAATACTTGACCATGAATTGGTTTGCGATAAGAATCACCTCGCCCAGTTGTGTCTGTTGCAATCGCTAGACTTGGCATACTGTCTGGGTAGGTGAACGAAATCATATCACTGCTAAATAGAGATAATGGGATCTGCAACTTAGCCGGATTTGCATCGCTGAAAAAGCCGTTCTTTTGAAAGAAATCGTCATTCTCACCTAATACAAAGTAGCGCGGGCTTTGAAGGTGTGGTTTCTTACCTTTTCTCACAAACTCGCTGTAGAGCCACGCTTCGACTCTTCGACGTTCTTCCAGATAACCAGGATGCAGCCATGCCCGTTTGCCGCTCTCTTTAAGGGTAGATAGAAATTGCTCAGCCATCTCATCGGGATAGCTACAAATATTTTTCAAGCGATCGCTACCCTCGCTGTAGTACTGCGTGATGTAGTCTGGTATCCCGTACATTCATCGCAAGCAACTCAACCAGCTACTCTCAAACTACTACCAGCACCCGTAACCGAAGCCAGCTAACGGTTGTGCTCACCGGACACAGACAACCTTTGTTACTCAACCAACTATTTTGGGACGTTCCGGTGCAGCACGATCTTAGGCACCAACGGTGCCCGGAAAGGCAACGCTAACTTGGTGGTACTCAGCCGGGAATACGGGCGATGACCTTGATCTCGAAGTCGAACCCTGCAAGCCAGTTGACGCCGATCGCCGTCCAATTCGGATAAGGCGCTTCCGGGAAGACTTCGCTTTTAACGGTCATGATCGTGCCGAATTGATTTTCGGGATCGGTATGAAAGGTCGTAACATCGACGATATCGTCAAGCCCGCATCCA is from Synechococcus sp. PCC 6312 and encodes:
- a CDS encoding quinone-dependent dihydroorotate dehydrogenase — encoded protein: MNLYTNILRPFVFSGLRADPEAVHHQLLRVCGQIEAWGEKGQWLRQLCRSQYQYSAPKLSQKLWGLSFPNPLGLAPGFDKDGLASSFWQELGFGFVEVGTVTWQAQGGNPKPRLFRLPADLAGLNRMGFNNLGAVAMARTLEQSAAEGLRTVPIGINLGKSKVTPLEQAVADYVQSFQVLQPWGDYFVVNVSSPNTPGLRTLQSRSQLEPILAGLQASNHLSKPLLIKVAPDLAWSDLDEILELAQAYQLAGIIATNTTLSRHGLKTTVLPSTQEPIETAAGGLSGAPLRQKSTEMIRYIYRQTGGTLPIIGVGGVFNAAQAWEKICAGASLIQVYTGWVYEGPGMVKAILQGLEQYLGDQAWADVIGQDAKELPSS
- a CDS encoding 4'-phosphopantetheinyl transferase superfamily protein: MQMIMSRPGEQTTLNVDLWQLELGQISVMADWLSASEQAWLEKLGVFNLAGQQFRQSRSLLRWVLSHYVIVPPAAVELCFSPTGKPHLDRRVHDPAWQFSWSHAGEMAVAAVTKNCPVGVDIEQIKLRPRAKKIAQRFFSQTDQARLKLLPEPNYTQEFLSCWTGLEARIKAVGGQLFQSESCPHPYQTLNFMIGSTYVGAVVALTDQPVSLNMIYKKVARIG
- a CDS encoding FxLYD domain-containing protein, translating into MRIQPHLHKQIKIACSGLCVGSLLPLVFTLPSQAQKNPGDIIVIGNSPRQWAQNQSYWNQLVGVFGRAIPAATAPDPSTDTTQAAADPQVLIQKLLQNISVGAPQLQPILKLPGSSQISGSLTNRNNQPVTIGGVNFEVLDNTGNVIQTGSAIPEPATVGPGQTVTYQQTLLTVPSDVGASVRLINPPVTIQGGI